In Dryobates pubescens isolate bDryPub1 chromosome 15, bDryPub1.pri, whole genome shotgun sequence, the following proteins share a genomic window:
- the LOC104302033 gene encoding histone H5, whose amino-acid sequence MTESPGPAPASATKPKRARAARRPAAHPTYSDMIAAAIRAEKSRGGSSRQSIQKYVKSHYKVGQNADAQIKLSIRRLLATGVLKQTKGVGASGSFRLAKAIKAKKSPAKRKRKKTARRSTSPRKAARPRKSKSPAKKPKSAARKARKKSRSSPKKAKKPKTVRAKSLKSSKPKKAKRSKPRAKSSARKSPKKK is encoded by the coding sequence ATGACGGAGAGCCCGGGTCCAGCTCCGGCTTCGGCCACCAAGCCCAAGCGGGCCAGAGCAGCACGGCGGCCGGCAGCCCACCCCACCTACTCGGACATGATCGCGGCTGCCATCCGGGCTGAGAAGAGCCGCGGAGGTTCCTCACGCCAGTCCATCCAGAAGTACGTGAAGAGCCACTACAAGGTGGGCCAGAACGCCGACGCCCAGATCAAGCTCTCCATTCGACGCCTGCTCGCCACCGGCGTCCTCAAGCAGACCAAAGGCGTCGGTGCCTCCGGCTCTTTCCGTCTGGCCAAGGCCATCAAGGCGAAGAAGTCCCCGgccaagagaaagagaaagaagacgGCCAGGAGATCCACGTCACCCCGCAAAGCGGCTAGGCCCAGGAAAAGCAAGTCTCCGGCAAAGAAGCCCAAATCTGCTGCCAGGAAAGCCAGGAAGAAGTCAAGGTCCAGCCCGAAGAAAGCCAAGAAGCCAAAGACTGTTAGGGCCAAGTCGTTGAAGTCATCCAAGCCCAAGAAGGCAAAGCGGTCAAAGCCCAGAGCCAAGTCCAGCGCCCGGAAGTCACCCAAGAAGAAGTGA
- the TRIOBP gene encoding TRIO and F-actin-binding protein: MTPDLLNFKKGWMSILDEPGEWKKHWFVLTDSSLRYYRDSNAEEADDLDGEIDLRSCTDVTEFAVQRNYGFQIHTRDAVFTLSAMTSGIRRNWIEALRKNVRPVSAPDVTKLSDCDKENFRNSVPQKGSLRKEEQQRLGSGHEGNSKGSHWKADGQHHAFDYVELSPLPQDPGNQGSPQRTRGSLRISDRSPKQEELERDLAVRSEERRKWFEAPDGRVPNSDGPAGEPSRRAGEQDLPAPPLSEDQRLRLNEEIEKKWLELERLPLKDSQRVPLTALLNQSKGGHGDTSEALKKEVQSLRAQLESCRARNESLREAAKSQGESQVPRGYISQEACERSLAEMESSHQQVMEELQRHHQRELERLRQEKERLLAEEAAATAAAIEALKKAHREEMNKELGRTRSIQQCSSVSDALQKQHQLDVESLKRELQVLSEQYSQKCLEIGELTQKAEEREQTLQHCQQEGKELLRKNQELQTRLSEEIGKLRSFISSRGSLHNNERSSCELEVLLRVKENELQYVKKEVQCLREELQMMQKDKRFASGKYQDVYAELNHIKVRSEREIEQLKEHLRLAMAALQEKESLCNSITK; this comes from the exons CCGGATCTCCTCAATTTCAAGAAGGGATGGATGTCCATTCTGGATGAACCAGGAGAG TGGAAGAAACATTGGTTCGTGCTGACTGACTCCAGCCTGAGGTATTACCGGGACTCAAACGCAGAGGAG gctgATGACCTCGATGGAGAAATCGACCTCCGCTCGTGCACAGATGTGACGGAGTTTGCAGTGCAGCGGAACTATGGCTTCCAGATCCAC acaaGGGATGCTGTCTTCACCCTGTCCGCGATGACCTCGGGCATCCGGCGCAACTGGATTGAGGCCCTGAGGAAGAACGTGCGCCCAGTCAGTGCTCCAGATGTCACCAA GCTCTCTGACTGTGATAAGGAGAACTTCCGTAACTCTGTCCCCCAGAAGGGCTCACTCCggaaggaggagcagcagcggcTGGGCTCGGGCCATGAGGGGAACTCGAAGGGCAGTCACTGGAAGGCAGACGGGCAGCACCACGCCTTCGACTACGTGGAGCTGTCTCCCTTGCCACAGGACCCTGGGAATCAGGGGTCCCCACAGAGGACGAGAGGgagcttgaggatctctgaCCGAAGTcccaaacaggaggagctggagcgggACCTGGCCGTCCgttcagaggagaggaggaaatggtTTGAGGCCCCTGATGGCAGAGTCCCGAACAGCGATGGCCCAGCGGGAGAGCCTTcccgcagggctggggagcaggatctccctgctcccccactTTCAGAGGACCAGCGGCTTCGGCTGAATGAGGAGATAGAGAAGAAGTGGCTGGAGCTGGAACGCCTGCCCTTGAAGGACTCACAACGAGTGCCTTTGACAGCACTACTGAATCAGAGCAAAGGGGGCCATGGAGACACCAGTGAGGCACTGAAAAAGGAG gtCCAGTCACTGCgggcacagctggagtcctgccGGGCCCGAAATGAGAGCCTTCGGGAGGCAGCAAAATCCCAGGGAGAGAGCCAAGTGCCACGGGGGTACATCTCACAG GAAGCCTGTGAGCGCAGCCTGGCTGAGATGGAGTCTTCCCACCAGCAAGTGATGGAGGAGCTCCAGAGGCACCACCAGCGGGAACTGGAGCGACTGcggcaggagaaggagaggctCCTGGcggaagaggcagcagcaacagcagcag CCATCGAGGCACTGAAGAAAGCCCATCGGGAGGAGATGAataaggagctgggcaggacacGAAGCATCCAGCAATGCAGCTCGGTCTCAGATGCCCTCCAGAAGCAGCACCA GCTGGACGTGGAGTCTCTGAAGCGGGAGCTGCAGGTGCTTTCTGAGCAGTATTCCCAAAAGTGCTTGGAAATTGGGGAGCTCACccagaaagcagaggagagggaacagacactgcagcactgtcagcaggaggggaaggagctccTCCGGAAAAACCAG gagctgcagacccGCCTCTCGGAGGAGATCGGGAAGCTGCGGAGCTTCATTTCATCGCGAGGCTCTCTGCACAACAACGAACGGAGCTCCTGCGAGCTGGAG GTACTTCTGCGAGTGAAGGAGAACGAGCTCCAGTATGTAAAGAAAGAGGTGCAGTGCCTCCgggaggagctgcagatgaTGCAAAAG GATAAGAGATTTGCCTCAGGGAAATACCAAGATGTCTATGCAGAGCTGAACCACATCAAGGTGCGCTCGGAGCGAGAGAtcgagcagctgaaggagcatcTGCGCCTCGccatggcagctctgcaggagaaggagtCACTGTGCAACAGCATCACCAAGTAA